One Kitasatospora sp. NBC_01266 genomic window carries:
- a CDS encoding PP2C family protein-serine/threonine phosphatase has product MPATGDGPGLGAESRSGAPTGAGVRQRVAAPCPDPATATLGADGLNGLNGLGGLNSLHGLETLESFGRLGAPAGFGEPATPTGHPAGPDGEATALPLPGPRSTSRPTAGDRAATPLRLLVIENDTSDARLIEELITASGTPVDLSWARGLEQAAAQLSPQPALPGRRARTLPIDFSCVLLDLATPLTGAPARAATDPLDGLRELLRLAPNAAVVVLTDAADTQLGAAAVAAGAQDFLTKDDTDGPLLARALRYAVERKRADESQRRLVEAELRGQENARLQRHLLPTPLLEGADLSFTRRYRPGRRRALLGGDFYDAVRTDDGTVHLVIGDVCGHGPDEAALGVALRIAWRTLVFAGLTGQTLLTTLQHVLEHERRSDEIFATLCMLVITPGTPPDDTGRGHRRATAAGRATGERPAPGVGQQPLPSDRPGVEHAQLYLAGHPAPLLLTPSQRPVVVPFDQAGPALGLLPCDDTEASWPPHHLELPPGWSLLLYTDGLIEGRVGAGSRRLGQDGLIALIGDHQANGLTRGRLVDGALAEVEDLNGGALTDDVAVLLLERTQQPPLMG; this is encoded by the coding sequence CTGCCCCCTGCCCTGATCCGGCTACCGCCACGCTCGGCGCTGACGGACTGAACGGCCTGAACGGACTGGGCGGCCTGAACTCCCTGCACGGTCTGGAGACTCTCGAGAGCTTCGGCCGCCTCGGCGCACCAGCCGGCTTCGGCGAGCCCGCCACGCCCACCGGACACCCCGCCGGCCCGGACGGCGAAGCCACCGCCCTGCCGCTGCCCGGCCCGCGCTCCACCTCCCGCCCCACGGCCGGGGACCGGGCCGCCACGCCGCTCAGGCTGCTGGTGATCGAGAACGACACCAGCGACGCCCGGCTGATCGAGGAGCTGATCACCGCCAGCGGCACGCCCGTCGACCTCTCCTGGGCCCGCGGTCTGGAGCAGGCCGCCGCTCAGCTCTCCCCGCAGCCCGCCCTCCCCGGCCGCCGGGCCCGCACCCTGCCGATCGACTTCAGCTGCGTGCTGCTCGACCTGGCCACCCCGCTGACCGGCGCCCCCGCCCGAGCCGCGACCGACCCGCTGGACGGGCTGCGCGAGCTGCTGCGGCTCGCGCCGAACGCGGCCGTCGTGGTGCTCACCGATGCCGCCGACACCCAGCTGGGCGCCGCCGCGGTGGCCGCCGGCGCTCAGGACTTCCTCACCAAGGACGACACCGACGGCCCGCTGCTGGCCCGCGCGCTGCGCTACGCCGTGGAGCGCAAGCGGGCCGACGAGTCGCAACGCCGGCTGGTCGAGGCCGAACTGCGCGGCCAGGAGAACGCCCGGCTGCAGCGCCATCTGCTGCCCACCCCGCTGCTGGAGGGCGCCGACCTCTCCTTCACCCGCCGCTACCGGCCGGGGCGCCGCCGCGCCCTGCTCGGCGGCGACTTCTACGACGCGGTCCGCACCGACGACGGCACGGTCCACCTGGTCATCGGAGACGTCTGCGGACACGGCCCCGATGAGGCCGCCCTCGGCGTCGCGCTGCGGATAGCGTGGCGGACCCTGGTCTTCGCCGGCCTGACCGGCCAGACCCTGCTGACCACCCTGCAGCACGTCCTGGAGCACGAGCGGCGCAGCGACGAGATCTTCGCGACCCTCTGCATGCTGGTCATCACCCCGGGCACGCCGCCGGACGACACCGGGCGTGGTCACCGCCGTGCCACCGCGGCCGGCCGCGCGACCGGCGAGCGGCCCGCCCCCGGGGTCGGCCAGCAGCCGCTGCCGTCCGACCGGCCCGGCGTGGAGCACGCCCAGCTCTACCTGGCCGGGCACCCGGCGCCGCTGCTGCTCACCCCGTCCCAGCGGCCCGTGGTGGTCCCGTTCGACCAGGCCGGCCCGGCACTGGGCCTGCTGCCCTGCGACGACACCGAGGCGAGCTGGCCGCCGCACCACCTCGAGCTGCCACCCGGCTGGAGCCTGCTGCTCTACACCGACGGCCTGATCGAGGGGCGGGTCGGCGCCGGCTCCCGGCGACTGGGCCAGGACGGCCTGATCGCCCTGATCGGCGACCACCAGGCGAACGGGCTGACCCGCGGCCGCCTGGTGGACGGCGCGCTCGCCGAGGTCGAGGACCTCAACGGCGGCGCGCTGACCGACGACGTCGCGGTGCTGCTGCTGGAGCGGACCCAGCAGCCGCCCCTGATGGGCTGA
- a CDS encoding DUF2516 family protein has product MGYIAYINLLNPLWWLSVGIILFKGFAFVDAAVRREDAYRAADKKTKTFWLVVLGIALGLDLLFGANFIGSFLTLAGLVAAIVYMVDVRPAIKALTGGRGGKDDRRNMGPYGPW; this is encoded by the coding sequence GTGGGCTACATCGCATACATCAACCTCCTGAATCCGTTGTGGTGGTTGTCGGTCGGGATCATCCTCTTCAAGGGATTCGCGTTCGTGGACGCCGCGGTGCGGCGCGAGGACGCGTACCGTGCCGCGGACAAGAAGACCAAGACCTTCTGGCTGGTCGTGCTCGGGATCGCGCTCGGCCTCGACCTGCTCTTCGGGGCCAACTTCATCGGCAGCTTCCTGACTCTGGCCGGCCTGGTCGCGGCGATCGTCTACATGGTCGATGTCCGCCCGGCCATCAAGGCGCTGACCGGTGGGCGCGGCGGCAAGGACGACCGTCGCAACATGGGCCCGTACGGCCCCTGGTGA
- a CDS encoding helix-turn-helix domain-containing protein, producing MASLKVSSLGEYIREQRRAAQYSLRQLAEAAGVSNPYLSQIERGLRKPSAEILQQIAKALRISAETLYVQAGILEERPAGGVELRAAIFADTAISEQQKHALLAVYEAFVRDNYRAE from the coding sequence ATGGCTTCACTGAAGGTGAGCTCGCTGGGTGAGTACATCCGGGAGCAGCGGCGCGCCGCGCAGTACTCGTTGCGCCAGCTGGCGGAGGCAGCGGGTGTGTCGAACCCGTACCTGAGTCAGATTGAGCGGGGGCTGCGCAAGCCGTCCGCCGAGATCCTGCAGCAGATCGCCAAGGCGCTGCGGATCTCCGCGGAGACGCTCTACGTGCAGGCGGGAATCCTGGAGGAGCGGCCTGCGGGCGGGGTGGAGCTGCGGGCCGCGATCTTCGCGGACACAGCGATCAGTGAGCAGCAGAAGCACGCGCTGCTGGCGGTGTACGAGGCCTTTGTGCGTGACAACTACAGGGCCGAGTGA
- a CDS encoding DNA polymerase III subunit beta family protein, translating to MESVMRSIGQLARESGLTVSALRFYDGAGVFGPAWVDPQTGYRWYAPAQLADARLLCRLRRIGLPLAEIRLLLAAPSDAQSAHQVLDTHLRRLEDGLADARRELSQVRTLIDQREHSMTTINSADSADSADSAAPLGGARLTVAPADLVAALAAVRFAVSAEPVAPMLGGILFDLDGELLRLVATDRYRLAVGSAPVRAAARTEFNVLVPAALADRFGALAAQADAAGSGELTLTVEGASVAAEAGGRRVAGERLDLDFPDYRSLTRLRPTHRVELPASTLRRAVADGATRPYTPTRTPEAPAQGAGTRAAEVPVTVLAVSRDGVLRVIETEPGTAPDPAETAAAADGDLLVAVNQEFLLEALAVGTPDQLVLELGGAVSPLAIRAAGQETENFSMLMPIRLG from the coding sequence ATGGAGAGCGTGATGCGCAGTATCGGGCAGCTGGCCCGGGAGAGTGGACTGACCGTCAGCGCGCTGCGGTTCTACGACGGCGCCGGGGTCTTCGGCCCCGCCTGGGTGGACCCGCAGACCGGCTACCGCTGGTACGCGCCGGCCCAGCTCGCCGATGCCCGGCTGCTCTGCCGACTGCGCCGGATCGGACTGCCGCTGGCCGAGATCCGGTTGCTGCTGGCCGCGCCGTCCGACGCGCAGTCCGCCCACCAGGTGCTCGACACGCACCTGCGGCGGCTGGAGGACGGCCTGGCCGACGCGCGTCGCGAGCTCTCCCAGGTCCGTACCCTGATCGACCAACGGGAGCACAGCATGACGACGATCAACTCCGCCGATTCAGCCGATTCCGCCGATTCCGCCGCCCCGCTGGGCGGTGCCCGGCTGACCGTGGCGCCCGCCGACCTGGTCGCGGCGCTGGCGGCCGTGCGCTTCGCGGTGAGCGCCGAGCCGGTGGCGCCGATGCTCGGCGGCATCCTCTTCGACCTGGACGGCGAGCTGCTGCGGTTGGTGGCCACCGACCGCTACCGGCTGGCGGTCGGGTCGGCCCCGGTGCGCGCGGCGGCGCGGACCGAGTTCAACGTCCTGGTCCCGGCGGCACTCGCCGACCGGTTCGGCGCCCTGGCGGCGCAGGCCGACGCGGCGGGTTCCGGCGAGCTGACCCTGACGGTCGAGGGTGCCTCGGTGGCGGCTGAGGCAGGCGGGCGCCGGGTGGCCGGCGAGCGGCTGGACCTGGACTTCCCCGACTACCGCAGCCTGACCCGGCTGCGGCCCACCCACCGGGTCGAGCTGCCCGCGAGCACGCTGCGCCGTGCGGTCGCCGACGGCGCGACCCGCCCCTACACGCCGACCCGCACGCCGGAGGCCCCGGCCCAGGGCGCCGGGACGCGGGCGGCCGAAGTGCCGGTCACCGTCCTCGCCGTCAGCCGGGACGGCGTCCTGCGCGTGATCGAAACCGAACCGGGCACCGCGCCGGACCCGGCTGAGACCGCGGCGGCGGCCGACGGCGACCTGCTCGTGGCGGTGAACCAGGAGTTCCTGCTGGAGGCGCTCGCGGTCGGCACTCCGGACCAGCTGGTCCTCGAGCTCGGCGGCGCGGTCAGCCCGCTGGCGATCCGGGCAGCCGGCCAGGAGACCGAGAACTTCTCGATGCTGATGCCGATCCGGCTGGGCTAG
- a CDS encoding DEAD/DEAH box helicase yields MFAVHGLWRGPGGGRLALWAEDARALDAARGPVPYPGGGPEAGPGAGGNGSAAARPHPYACSAALLAELLGGIGPGLEWLAGQAAERWTTLTLPSLSGVPTPSPELLGGRAPSGVSLHAWRVPALVFEPAEAAQLLGELFDPRWALTSAELDGPGRVDVAYGASLRWLTAVHDLAWRLVGRGQVLPALVQLDGVPHARWQPVLGTADRREATALAEGCPPVARGDRPGPVLLAEVLEALTDREVRAGLADHPGVLRLPRGVGAAGDPDGLVAERWFAALGAGDGLLAVEPGAQRAALAGLAGRLAAWHGSGGPEQSAVRLCFRLVEPLGADPGDPEGHSSDTHWRLEFLLQAVDEPSLLVTAADLWAGGATEAAFARKVEDPQGAYQAELDRAVRCRTELRQALRSARPSGLTLDRDTALDFLREAAPALAAAGFGVLLPTWWQHRPRLGMALAVRGPAAGSAAGRTAGTPPPDGRAWLDRDAVLAFQWQLALEGEPLTAQELADLAAAKRGLVRVRGQWIEVDARQIAAAVDFLTRRGTGESPPGRLLRLILDPGALVAGLPIGAVTASGVFGALLGERSAAGPQGGSGSGLGSGGRGTAERSAGELPVVPLPEGFGATLRPYQERGVAWLRSLSRLGLGAVLADDMGLGKTVQALALLAAEQGEAAEHAGSTRPGPTLLVCPTSLVANWRREAARFAPMLRVHVQHGADRPTGDELRAAATSADLVITTYGLVQRDAPELRRISWHRVIADEAQNVKNSATAQSRALRSLPAEHRIALTGTPVENRLAELHAILDFANPGLLGSAAAFKERYAIPVEQHANAERTAELLRRTSPFILRRRKDDPAVAVALPDKQEMTVWCTLTAEQAGLYQAVVADLLHRLRGIKGVQRKGAVLGALGKLKQVCNHPAQLLHDGSTVAGRSGKLARLEEVLAEALAEGDRTLVFTQYAEFGALLHQHLAERFDTEVLYLHGRLSARRRDQLVQRFQESGDGAGPGVFLLSLKAGGTGLNLTAANQVVHLDRWWNPAVEQQATDRAHRIGQHRTVQVRRFICAGTVEERIAGLIDAKRALADAVVGEGERWLTDLSDGELRELLTLTEEAIAE; encoded by the coding sequence GTGTTCGCGGTGCACGGTCTGTGGCGCGGGCCGGGGGGCGGGCGGCTGGCGCTCTGGGCCGAGGACGCGCGGGCGCTCGACGCGGCGCGCGGCCCGGTGCCCTACCCGGGCGGTGGCCCCGAGGCCGGGCCGGGAGCGGGTGGGAACGGCTCGGCGGCGGCTCGGCCGCACCCGTACGCCTGCTCCGCCGCGCTGCTCGCGGAGCTGCTGGGCGGCATCGGCCCCGGCCTTGAGTGGCTGGCCGGCCAGGCGGCCGAGCGCTGGACCACGCTCACCCTGCCTTCGCTGAGCGGGGTGCCCACGCCCTCGCCCGAGCTGCTCGGAGGCCGCGCGCCGAGCGGGGTGTCGCTGCACGCCTGGCGGGTTCCCGCGCTGGTCTTCGAGCCGGCCGAGGCCGCCCAGCTGCTGGGCGAGCTGTTCGACCCGCGCTGGGCGCTGACCAGCGCGGAACTCGACGGCCCGGGGCGGGTCGACGTCGCGTACGGGGCCTCGCTGCGCTGGCTCACCGCCGTGCACGACCTGGCCTGGCGACTGGTCGGCCGGGGCCAGGTGCTGCCCGCCCTGGTCCAGCTGGACGGCGTGCCGCACGCGCGCTGGCAGCCGGTGCTGGGTACCGCCGACCGCCGGGAGGCGACCGCCCTCGCCGAGGGCTGTCCGCCGGTGGCCCGGGGCGATCGGCCGGGGCCGGTGCTGCTCGCCGAGGTGCTGGAGGCGCTGACCGACCGCGAGGTCCGGGCCGGCTTGGCCGACCACCCGGGCGTGCTGCGGCTGCCGCGCGGGGTCGGGGCGGCCGGTGATCCCGACGGGTTGGTGGCCGAGCGCTGGTTCGCCGCCCTCGGGGCCGGGGACGGGCTGCTGGCGGTGGAGCCGGGCGCGCAGCGGGCCGCACTCGCTGGGCTGGCCGGGCGACTGGCGGCCTGGCACGGCTCCGGCGGCCCCGAGCAGTCGGCGGTCCGGCTCTGCTTCCGGCTGGTCGAGCCGCTCGGGGCCGACCCAGGTGACCCCGAGGGGCACAGTTCCGACACCCACTGGCGGCTGGAGTTCCTGCTGCAGGCCGTCGACGAGCCCTCGCTGCTGGTCACCGCCGCCGACCTGTGGGCCGGCGGGGCGACGGAAGCCGCCTTCGCCCGCAAGGTCGAGGACCCGCAGGGCGCCTACCAGGCCGAGCTGGACCGGGCCGTGCGGTGCCGGACCGAGCTGCGGCAGGCGCTGCGCTCGGCCCGGCCGAGCGGACTGACCCTGGACCGGGACACCGCCCTGGACTTCCTGCGTGAGGCGGCCCCGGCGCTGGCCGCCGCCGGCTTCGGCGTCCTGCTCCCCACCTGGTGGCAGCACCGGCCACGGCTCGGGATGGCGCTCGCGGTGCGGGGCCCCGCGGCCGGCTCGGCCGCCGGACGGACGGCGGGCACGCCGCCACCGGACGGGCGGGCCTGGCTCGACCGGGACGCCGTGCTCGCCTTCCAGTGGCAACTGGCGCTCGAGGGTGAGCCGTTGACCGCCCAGGAGCTGGCCGACCTGGCGGCGGCCAAGCGCGGGCTGGTCCGGGTGCGCGGGCAGTGGATCGAGGTGGACGCCCGTCAGATCGCCGCCGCTGTGGACTTCCTGACCCGGCGGGGAACCGGCGAGAGCCCGCCCGGTCGGCTGCTCCGGCTGATCCTGGACCCGGGCGCGCTGGTCGCCGGACTACCGATCGGCGCGGTCACCGCATCCGGCGTGTTCGGCGCGCTGCTCGGCGAGCGGTCGGCGGCCGGGCCGCAGGGCGGGTCGGGGAGCGGGTTGGGGAGCGGCGGGCGGGGGACGGCGGAGCGGTCGGCGGGTGAACTCCCCGTGGTGCCGCTGCCGGAGGGCTTCGGGGCCACGCTGCGCCCGTACCAGGAGCGCGGTGTGGCCTGGCTGCGCTCGCTGAGCCGGCTCGGGCTGGGCGCGGTGCTGGCCGACGACATGGGGCTGGGCAAGACCGTGCAGGCCCTGGCGCTGCTGGCGGCCGAGCAGGGGGAAGCCGCCGAGCACGCCGGGTCGACCCGGCCGGGTCCGACCCTGCTGGTCTGCCCCACCTCGCTGGTCGCCAACTGGCGTCGCGAGGCGGCCCGGTTCGCCCCGATGCTGCGGGTCCACGTCCAGCACGGTGCCGACCGGCCCACCGGGGACGAGCTGCGGGCCGCCGCGACCAGCGCCGACCTGGTGATCACCACCTACGGACTGGTCCAGCGCGACGCCCCCGAGCTGCGCCGGATCAGTTGGCACCGGGTGATCGCCGACGAGGCGCAGAACGTCAAGAACAGCGCCACCGCCCAGTCCAGGGCGCTGCGTTCGCTCCCCGCCGAGCACCGGATCGCGCTCACCGGCACGCCGGTGGAGAACCGGCTCGCCGAGCTGCACGCGATCCTGGACTTCGCCAACCCCGGACTGCTCGGCTCGGCGGCGGCCTTCAAGGAGCGGTACGCGATCCCCGTCGAGCAGCACGCCAACGCCGAGCGCACGGCCGAACTGCTGCGCCGGACCAGCCCGTTCATCCTGCGGCGACGCAAGGACGACCCGGCGGTGGCCGTCGCGCTGCCGGACAAGCAGGAGATGACCGTCTGGTGCACCCTGACCGCCGAACAGGCGGGTCTCTATCAGGCGGTGGTCGCCGACCTGCTGCACCGGCTTCGCGGGATCAAGGGGGTGCAGCGCAAGGGCGCGGTGCTCGGCGCGCTCGGCAAGCTCAAGCAGGTCTGCAACCACCCGGCCCAACTGCTGCACGACGGCTCGACGGTGGCGGGCCGCTCGGGCAAGCTCGCCCGGCTGGAGGAGGTGCTGGCCGAGGCCCTCGCCGAGGGCGACCGCACCCTGGTCTTCACCCAGTACGCCGAGTTCGGCGCGCTGCTCCACCAGCACCTGGCCGAGCGGTTCGACACCGAGGTGCTCTACCTGCACGGCCGCCTGAGCGCCCGGCGCCGCGACCAACTGGTGCAGCGGTTCCAGGAGTCGGGCGACGGCGCGGGGCCGGGCGTCTTCCTGCTCTCGCTCAAGGCCGGCGGCACCGGGCTCAACCTCACCGCCGCGAACCAGGTGGTCCACCTGGACCGGTGGTGGAATCCGGCGGTCGAGCAGCAGGCCACCGACCGGGCCCACCGGATCGGCCAGCACCGCACCGTCCAGGTGCGCCGCTTCATCTGCGCGGGCACGGTCGAGGAGCGGATCGCCGGCCTGATCGACGCCAAGCGCGCGCTGGCCGACGCGGTCGTCGGCGAGGGTGAGCGGTGGCTCACCGACCTGTCCGACGGTGAGCTGCGCGAGTTGCTCACCCTCACCGAGGAGGCGATCGCCGAATGA
- a CDS encoding YceI family protein, which yields MGLFSRKTAATSDTATATAVLDAPAASAAPDLAHLTGDYTIDTTHSRIGFTVRHAMVTNVRGEFTDYQGKLHLDGSNPAASTAELVIQVASVDTGNEQRDGHLRTGDFFAVETHPEITFRSTAAAQLDADTYRLHGDLTIKGTTRPVVLALEFTGSAVDPYGIQRLGFEGSTTVDRTDFGLSYNAALETGGLLIGEKVKLGFDISAVRA from the coding sequence ATGGGCCTGTTCAGCCGCAAGACCGCCGCCACCAGCGACACCGCCACCGCCACCGCCGTGCTGGACGCCCCGGCCGCGTCCGCCGCCCCCGACCTCGCCCACCTCACCGGCGACTACACCATCGACACCACGCACAGCCGGATCGGCTTCACGGTGCGGCACGCCATGGTCACCAACGTGCGCGGCGAGTTCACCGACTACCAGGGCAAGCTCCACCTGGACGGCAGCAACCCGGCCGCCTCCACCGCCGAGCTGGTGATCCAGGTGGCCAGCGTCGACACCGGCAACGAGCAGCGCGACGGCCACCTGCGCACCGGCGACTTCTTCGCGGTCGAGACCCACCCGGAGATCACCTTCCGCAGCACCGCCGCCGCTCAGCTGGACGCCGACACCTACCGGCTGCACGGCGACCTCACCATCAAGGGCACCACCCGCCCGGTGGTCCTCGCCCTGGAGTTCACCGGCAGCGCCGTCGACCCGTACGGCATCCAGCGCCTCGGCTTCGAGGGCTCGACCACCGTCGACCGCACCGATTTCGGCCTGAGCTACAACGCCGCGCTGGAGACCGGTGGCTTGCTGATCGGCGAGAAGGTCAAGCTCGGCTTCGACATCTCCGCCGTCCGGGCCTGA
- a CDS encoding LysR family transcriptional regulator, protein MELRQLRYFVTVAEELHFGRAAERLLIGQPAVSQQIRRLERELKVDLFDRTPRLVRLTPAGEAFLPAARTVLAAEDAAHAVAADLAAGRLGTFRLGTITGLGERLDRILDTFERHAPGLRVELAALPVKERLAQLADGRLDAAFVRGAIPGDSAELRQLPLWQDDLVAAVPARHPLAEGAELSLRDLAELPLRLTERRNHPTLVDLVLNACHTSGFEPIPGPTSGNLQDTLAAIGAGTPMWTVVYATNARIMRIPRVAFVPFAPPGLRLPVALVVRQGPGTPGLDLLRAACAPTAAPKTAPAPAIAATTSTMPPTSGDQDS, encoded by the coding sequence GTGGAACTTCGACAGCTGCGCTACTTCGTCACCGTCGCCGAGGAACTGCACTTCGGCCGCGCGGCCGAGCGACTGCTGATCGGCCAACCCGCCGTCAGCCAGCAGATCCGGCGCCTGGAGCGCGAGTTGAAGGTCGACCTGTTCGACCGCACGCCCCGCCTGGTCCGGCTGACCCCGGCCGGCGAAGCCTTCCTGCCCGCCGCCCGTACCGTGCTCGCCGCCGAGGACGCGGCCCACGCGGTGGCCGCCGACCTGGCGGCCGGCCGGCTGGGCACCTTCCGGCTCGGCACCATCACCGGCCTCGGCGAACGGCTCGACCGCATTCTGGACACCTTCGAACGGCACGCTCCCGGGCTGCGGGTGGAGTTGGCCGCACTCCCGGTCAAGGAGCGGCTGGCCCAGCTCGCCGACGGACGCCTGGACGCCGCCTTCGTCCGTGGCGCGATCCCGGGCGACTCCGCCGAGCTTCGCCAGCTGCCGCTCTGGCAGGACGACTTGGTGGCCGCCGTGCCCGCCCGGCACCCGCTCGCCGAAGGCGCCGAGCTCTCCCTGCGCGACCTCGCCGAACTCCCGCTGCGGCTGACCGAGCGGCGCAACCACCCCACTCTGGTGGACCTGGTGCTGAACGCCTGCCACACCAGCGGTTTCGAGCCGATCCCCGGGCCGACCTCCGGCAACCTGCAGGACACGCTGGCCGCGATCGGCGCCGGCACTCCGATGTGGACCGTGGTCTACGCGACCAACGCCCGGATCATGCGGATTCCCCGGGTCGCCTTCGTCCCGTTCGCACCGCCCGGACTGCGGCTGCCGGTCGCGCTGGTGGTGCGCCAGGGACCTGGCACGCCGGGGCTCGATCTGCTGCGAGCCGCCTGCGCGCCGACGGCGGCGCCTAAGACTGCGCCCGCGCCCGCGATCGCGGCAACGACCTCAACCATGCCCCCCACCAGCGGCGATCAGGATTCGTGA
- the dmpI gene encoding 4-oxalocrotonate tautomerase DmpI translates to MPVVTVQQGPRTVELKRELVARITDAFVDAYQIPAESVQVWIHEVPTDSWGAAGKLTADK, encoded by the coding sequence ATGCCCGTCGTCACCGTTCAGCAGGGCCCCCGCACCGTCGAGTTGAAGCGCGAGCTGGTCGCCCGGATCACCGACGCCTTCGTGGACGCGTACCAGATCCCCGCCGAGTCCGTGCAGGTCTGGATCCACGAGGTCCCCACCGACAGCTGGGGCGCGGCCGGCAAGCTGACCGCCGACAAGTAG
- a CDS encoding LysR family transcriptional regulator, protein MPADLHPRLLRGFVATAETLHFGQAAARLHVAQQALSRDIRTLERLLGRELFTRTTRSVALTEAGERLLPQARRLLALQAEMVAPPPRRTVLVDLNSAVTGADLTADRILAAARAADPQATLLARYHGGLAAGARELLAGRLDVSFGWFSGLPPESRERLLQRPVRLERVALLLPQGHPLAGRTAIRTAELVGHPVDICAGNPATTEWTEFGERLLAAHGLTAAGAGSYPVGAAETARYLARHGHPMLTTVGGPELPGVVTRPLVDPVPLTLVSLVRRPGQGDPGIGLIASCAAELGEREGWLLRPPASWLTAADEALLAGRP, encoded by the coding sequence ATGCCCGCCGACCTGCACCCTCGCCTGCTGCGCGGCTTCGTGGCGACTGCCGAGACCCTGCACTTCGGGCAGGCGGCGGCCCGGCTGCACGTGGCCCAGCAGGCACTCAGCCGGGACATCAGGACCCTGGAGCGCCTGCTCGGGCGGGAGCTGTTCACCCGCACCACGCGCAGTGTCGCGCTCACCGAGGCGGGGGAGCGGCTGCTGCCGCAGGCCCGGCGGCTGCTCGCGCTGCAGGCGGAGATGGTGGCGCCGCCGCCACGCCGGACGGTGCTGGTCGACCTCAACAGCGCGGTCACCGGAGCGGATCTGACGGCGGATCGGATCCTGGCCGCCGCTCGCGCCGCAGACCCGCAGGCCACCCTGCTGGCCCGCTATCACGGTGGACTGGCCGCCGGGGCAAGGGAGTTGCTGGCCGGGCGGCTGGATGTCTCGTTCGGCTGGTTCAGTGGTCTGCCGCCGGAGTCGCGCGAGCGGCTGCTTCAGCGGCCCGTTCGGCTGGAGCGGGTGGCGCTGCTGCTGCCGCAGGGGCATCCGCTGGCCGGGCGGACCGCGATCCGCACGGCCGAGCTGGTGGGCCACCCGGTGGACATCTGCGCCGGCAACCCCGCCACCACCGAGTGGACCGAGTTCGGCGAACGGCTGCTGGCCGCCCATGGGTTGACGGCGGCCGGGGCCGGTTCCTATCCGGTCGGCGCGGCCGAGACGGCGCGCTATCTGGCACGGCACGGCCATCCGATGCTGACCACCGTCGGCGGGCCGGAACTGCCCGGGGTGGTCACCCGCCCGCTGGTCGACCCGGTGCCGCTGACCCTGGTGAGCCTGGTCCGGCGGCCGGGGCAGGGCGACCCCGGGATCGGGCTGATCGCCTCCTGTGCGGCCGAGTTGGGCGAGCGGGAGGGGTGGCTGCTCCGGCCGCCGGCCAGTTGGCTCACCGCGGCGGACGAGGCACTGCTGGCCGGCCGCCCCTGA